A window of the Oncorhynchus mykiss isolate Arlee chromosome 15, USDA_OmykA_1.1, whole genome shotgun sequence genome harbors these coding sequences:
- the LOC110490829 gene encoding C-C chemokine receptor type 3 translates to MEMDMNSSFGETTAGYADYSSETDAPLCNRETNHNFGVKLSTFYLLIFTLSVVGNSLVLYIICKFEKLNTVGNIFLLNLVVSDLVFMSSLPFWAVYHHKSSWIFGRVWCKIVGSAYFLGFYSSILFLTLMTFDRYLAVVYAVPSTRLRRRSYALASSAAVWGISLLACIKPFLLYDQAEHYYQGLVCEEVGTPESIVSEELELSGPYLQLGLFFLFPLIVVFYCYVRIAVTVISSRMTNKYRTVRLIFVIVLLFFACWTPYNVVVMLQAAEVDCVKLRKLDYALHVTRMVTYLYFCINPAFYTFVGRKFQNHFRILLQKHMPCLKNHVSINGSRTLSHIRNPQVGITSQTDVLV, encoded by the coding sequence ATGGAAATGGACATGAACTCCTCGTTTGGGGAGACAACAGCGGGCTACGCAGACTACAGCTCAGAGACTGACGCTCCGCTCTGCAACAGAGAAACGAACCACAACTTTGGGGTCAAACTCTCCACCTTCTACCTGCTGATTTTCACACTGAGTGTGGTGGGAAACAGCTTGGTCCTCTATATCATCTGCAAGTTCGAGAAACTCAACACGGTGGGGAACATCTTCCTCCTCAACCTGGTGGTGTCGGACCTGGTCTTCATGTCCAGTCTGCCCTTCTGGGCCGTATACCACCACAAGTCCAGCTGGATCTTCGGCCGGGTCTGGTGTAAGATTGTGGGCAGCGCCTACTTCCTGGGTTTCTACAGCTCGATCCTGTTCCTCACCCTAATGACCTTTGACCGGTACCTGGCAGTGGTCTACGCCGTGCCGTCCACCAGGCTACGTCGGAGGAGCTACGCCCTCGCCTCATCCGCCGCTGTGTGGGGCATCAGCCTCCTGGCGTGTATCAAGCCGTTTCTACTCTATGACCAGGCCGAGCATTACTACCAGGGGTTGGTGTGTGAGGAGGTTGGTACCCCAGAATCGATTGTCTCTGAGGAATTGGAGCTGTCGGGGCCATATCTCCAGTTAGGTTTATTTTTCCTATTTCCTCTCATTGTTGTTTTTTACTGCTACGTTAGGATTGCCGTGACGGTCATCTCCTCCAGGATGACCAACAAGTACAGGACGGTGAGACTCATATTTGTCATAGTACTGCTGTTCTTTGCATGCTGGACTCCTTATAATGTGGTGGTGATGCTTCAAGCAGCTGAAGTCGACTGTGTGAAACTCCGTAAGCTTGACTATGCGCTGCATGTTACTCGTATGGTCACATATCTGTACTTCTGTATCAATCCTGCCTTCTACACCTTTGTGGGGAGAAAATTCCAGAACCACTTCCGGATTCTGCTGCAGAAACATATGCCGTGTTTAAAGAACCATGTCTCAATCAATGGTAGCCGGACACTGTCACATATTAGAAACCCTCAAGTGGGCATAACTAGTCAAACAGATGTTCTGGTATGA